A genomic region of Pseudomonas abietaniphila contains the following coding sequences:
- the aat gene encoding leucyl/phenylalanyl-tRNA--protein transferase — translation MLTWLQRDTLDFPPLDKAMREPNGLLAGGGDLSADRLIRAYRHGCFPWYQQGQPILWWSPDPRTVLFPEELHVSRSLTKVLRQQKYQVTFDQDFAAVIRACAEPRDYTDGTWITGSMQAAYIELHARGFAHSVEVWENGELIGGLYGLAMGQLFFGESMFSRADNASKVGFATLVDHLKQWGFVLIDCQMPTQHLQSLGARSITRQTFADYLDKHLDLSNSADWLPRRV, via the coding sequence ATGCTGACCTGGTTACAACGCGACACGCTTGATTTTCCGCCGCTGGATAAGGCCATGCGCGAGCCGAACGGGCTCTTGGCCGGAGGCGGCGACCTGTCCGCCGACCGGCTGATCCGGGCCTATCGCCACGGCTGCTTTCCCTGGTATCAGCAGGGACAGCCGATTCTCTGGTGGTCGCCGGATCCGCGCACGGTATTGTTTCCTGAGGAATTGCACGTTTCCCGCAGCCTGACCAAAGTGCTGCGCCAGCAAAAGTATCAGGTGACCTTCGACCAGGACTTTGCGGCGGTCATACGCGCCTGCGCGGAGCCGCGCGACTACACCGATGGCACCTGGATCACTGGCTCCATGCAGGCTGCCTACATAGAACTGCACGCACGCGGTTTTGCCCACAGCGTAGAGGTCTGGGAGAACGGCGAGCTGATCGGCGGGCTTTATGGCCTGGCGATGGGCCAACTGTTTTTTGGAGAATCGATGTTCAGTCGCGCCGACAACGCCTCCAAGGTCGGATTCGCGACGCTGGTGGACCATCTGAAGCAGTGGGGATTCGTCCTGATTGACTGCCAGATGCCGACGCAACACTTGCAAAGCCTGGGCGCCCGATCCATTACGCGCCAGACCTTTGCCGATTACTTGGACAAACACCTCGATCTGAGCAATTCCGCCGACTGGCTACCTAGGCGAGTTTGA
- a CDS encoding arginyltransferase, whose product MTELARLKFYATQPHSCSYLPEEQATTLFLDPSQPMDVQVYADLSDMGFRRSGDHLYRPHCQNCSACVPARIPVGLFEPDRQQKRIFKKNADIEVTSTKPHFSEEYFDLYQRYIEQRHADGDMFPPSRDQFSTFLVRDLPFSRFFEFRVEGRLLAVAVTDLLPNGLSAVYTFYEPAEEKRSLGRYAILWQIAEAARLQLHAVYLGYWIKNCKKMNYKTQYRPIELLTNQRWVTLY is encoded by the coding sequence ATGACCGAGCTGGCGCGGCTTAAGTTTTATGCCACTCAACCCCACTCCTGCAGCTACCTGCCCGAGGAACAAGCCACCACGCTGTTCCTCGATCCCAGCCAGCCGATGGATGTGCAGGTCTATGCCGACCTTTCGGACATGGGGTTTCGCCGCAGTGGCGACCATCTTTATCGCCCGCACTGTCAGAATTGCAGTGCGTGTGTGCCTGCGCGGATTCCCGTCGGCCTGTTCGAGCCCGATCGCCAACAGAAACGCATTTTCAAGAAAAATGCCGACATCGAAGTCACCAGCACCAAGCCCCATTTCAGCGAAGAATATTTCGACCTTTACCAACGCTATATCGAGCAGCGCCACGCCGACGGCGACATGTTTCCTCCCAGTCGCGACCAGTTTTCGACCTTTCTGGTGCGCGACCTGCCGTTCTCGCGTTTTTTTGAGTTTCGCGTCGAAGGGCGATTGCTGGCCGTGGCCGTGACCGATCTGCTGCCCAATGGCTTGTCGGCGGTGTACACCTTCTACGAACCCGCCGAAGAAAAGCGCAGCCTGGGCCGTTACGCGATCCTCTGGCAAATAGCCGAAGCCGCTCGCTTGCAACTGCATGCGGTGTACCTGGGCTACTGGATCAAGAACTGCAAAAAGATGAATTACAAGACCCAATATCGCCCTATCGAGCTGCTGACCAATCAAAGATGGGTCACTCTTTACTGA
- the infA gene encoding translation initiation factor IF-1, translating into MSKEDSFEMEGTVVDTLPNTMFRVELENGHVVTAHISGKMRKNYIRILTGDKVRVELTPYDLSKGRITYRAR; encoded by the coding sequence ATGTCGAAAGAAGACAGCTTCGAAATGGAAGGCACTGTCGTCGACACCCTGCCCAACACCATGTTCCGTGTGGAGTTGGAAAATGGGCACGTCGTAACCGCGCACATCTCCGGCAAGATGCGCAAGAACTACATTCGTATTCTTACCGGCGATAAGGTCCGCGTTGAACTGACGCCCTACGACTTGAGCAAAGGGCGCATCACTTACCGCGCCCGCTAA